The Budorcas taxicolor isolate Tak-1 chromosome 18, Takin1.1, whole genome shotgun sequence genome window below encodes:
- the LOC128063482 gene encoding LOW QUALITY PROTEIN: ornithine decarboxylase antizyme 1-like (The sequence of the model RefSeq protein was modified relative to this genomic sequence to represent the inferred CDS: deleted 1 base in 1 codon) — protein sequence MVKSSLQRILNSHCFARGKEGDKPSATVHATRTMPLLSLHSRGGRSSESSRVSISCCSNLGPGPRWCSDVPHPPLTIPGGRGNSQRDHNLSANLFYSDNRLNVTEDLTSNNKTRIFNVQSRLTEAKHINWRAVLSDSCLCIEMPGGALPEGSKDSFAVLLEFAEERLHVDHVFICFHKNRHDRAALLRTFSFLGFEIVRPGHPLVPKRPDACFMAYTFERESSGEEE from the exons ATGGTGAAATCCTCCCTGCAGCGGATCCTCAACAGCCACTGCTTCgccagagggaaggaaggggataAACCCAGCGCCACCGTCCACGCCACCCGCACCATGCCGCTCCTTAGCCTGCACAGCCGCGGAGGCCGCAGCAGCGAGAGTTCCAGGGTCTCCATCAGCTGCTGTAGTAACCTGGGTCCAGGGCCTCGGTGGTGCTCC GATGTCCCTCACCCACCCCTGACGATCCCAGGTGGGCGAGGGAATAGTCAGAGGGATCACAATCTTTCAGCTAATTTATTTTACTCTGATAATCGGCTGAATGTAACAGAGGACCTAACGTCTAATAACAAGACGAGGATTTTTAATGTCCAGTCCAGGCTCACGGAGGCCAAACATATTAACTGGAGAGCGGTGCTGAGCGACAGCTGCCTCTGCATCGAGATGCCGGGCGGCGCTCTGCCCGAGGGGAGCAAGGACAGCTTCGCAGTTCTTCTTGAGTTCGCTGAAGAGCGGCTCCATGTTGACCACGTCTTCATTTGCTTCCACAAGAACCGCCATGATCGAGCCGCCTTGCTCCGTACCTTCAGCTTTTTGGGCTTTGAGATTGTGAGACCGGGGCATCCCCTTGTCCCCAAGAGACCTGATGCTTGCTTCATGGCCTACACGTTTGAGAGAGAGTCCTCGGGTGAGGAGGAGTAG